GGAGATCAACCGGTCGAACCGCTTGACGCCCTCCAGCCTGCCGACCCCGAGGACCCGGTGACCGGTCAGGCCGGCGGTCCGTGCCGGCCAGGTGGGCAGCGGATTGGGGATGGCCCAGGTGTTGGGCAGCAGCGCCCGCTCGGAGAACAGCCACGCGTCCTCCTCGCTGAGGAACACCGCCTTCTCCAGCTCGCCGTAGTGCTTCCTGACGGACGTGAAGTGCCAGGACCCCCGTGCGTGTCCGTAGGAGCCGTGGTACTGGCCGATCGGCAGCAGATGCTCCGGCAGCAGGGTTCTCAGCCGGGACACCACGCCCGGTGAGGAGAGCACCGCGTAACCGGCCCCCAGCTCCCGGAACAGCCCTCCGAGCCTGCGGCGTTCCCGGCGCGTGTTCAGCGGGGAGAGCCCGCCGACCGGCCTGCGGTGGATCACGTGGTGCCGGTATCCGGGCTGTTCCACGTAGCGGAACGGGTTCTCGGCCCGGTGCAGCCCGACCACGTGCACGTCGTGTCCCCGCCCGGCCAGCCCCTGTGCCAGGGTGTGGGTGACCCGTTGGATCCCGCCGAGCGTGTCGGCGTCCATGCAGGCGAACATCACGGAACTCATCTCGTCGCTCACCGCCGCCGTTCCGGAGGGGACAGCCGGTCCGGCGGTCGTGCGGCGACGGGCGAAGGCAGCCGGATCGGCCGCCGTGTGGGGGCGGGGGCGGCCCGTGCGGACGGCCGGGCCGGCACCTCGCCGAAGAAGGCATCCACCACCTTCGCCGAGGCGTGTCCCTTCTCCCGGGCACACCACGTCCTGCGGAACTCGATGTAGGTGGCGGCGAACGACGCGGCCACCCCGTTGAGGTCGCGCAACGCCTCGACCAGCTCCTCCGTGGTGGTCAGGCAGGGGCCGGGGGCGATCGCCGGAAGGTCGTGGTAGACCCCCCTCTCGTTGTCGCGGTACTCGTCCCAGTCGTCGATCAGGAACAGCATCGGCCGGCCGGTGATCGCGTAGTCGCACATCAGCGAGGAGTAGTCGGTCAGCAGCGCGTCGGAGGCCAGCATCAGGTCGTTGACCTCGGGATAGACGTCGGCCGGGCGGACGAAGTGACGCAGGTGCCGCGGCACCTTGTAGCGTTCGACCGGGTGGGGCCGGAGGATCACCACCCACTCGCCGGCGAGCGCCTCGGCCATCATGTCCAGGTCGGCCCGGATCGACCGCCCCGAGGACCTGGCCCGGTCCCGGTAGGTGGGCGCGTAGAGCAGCACCCTGCGTCCCGGGGAGATCTCCAACCGGTCCTTCGCCCGCCGTACCGCCTCGTCGTCGCCGTTGACGAGCACGTCGCACCGGGGCGAGCCGTACCGCAGCAGCGGCCCCTCGTATCCGTGGGAGGGGAGGAAGACCCTTTCGAACTCGGCGCTGGGCGCGACCAGCGTGTCCCACCGCGCCACCGCCGCCCGCCACTGCGCCCGCGGCCCGGGGAAGTCGGCGCGCAGGTCCGGCGCGTTGAAACCGACCGACTTGATGCCCTGGCCGTGCCAGGTCTGCAGGTAGCGGGTCCGCGCCGGTTTGGGATAGTCCAACGGCATGCCGTGGCTGTCCACCCAGTAGCCGGCCCTGGCCATGGTCCACAGATGGCGCCAGCTCATCCGCCGCACCAGCCTGGTGCCCGCGGGGAAGTTCCGCCGGTTCCCGGCGACGGACCAGACCATGTCGAGGGGGGCCCGCCGCCGCCTGAGCTCCTCGTAGACGTAGCGGGGATTGCCGGTGTAGCCGGCGCCGGCGTCGGCTTCGAAGAGCACCAGGTCCGGACGGGGCGGCATGATTCTGAGCAGCCCCTTGTAGGCGCGGAGCTTCACCTCCGGCCGGCCCGCCCACCTGATCGCCCTGCGGACGATCCGCCCGAGCAGGGGGACGGGACGGAGCAGGCTCCGGCGCTCCCACCGCACCCGCAGGAACGCCGCCGTTCCCTCCGCCATGACGGTGACCCGCTGGCCGGGGACGAGAGCGCTGAACGGCTCGGCGGCCGGCTCGGCGAGCAGCACGTCGGCGGTCACCCGCCCGTCGGCGCGGGCGATCCCCACCAGCGGGTCGTACCGGCCCTCGAAACCCAGGCGGCGGTAACGGCCGTGCCTGAGCGTGGCGAGGTCGACGGTCGCCTCGCTCAGGTGGCTGCCGTCGTCCTGCTCGCGCGGCGCCAGCGGCACCCGGTGGTCCTTGAACCGCAGGAACGCGGTCCAGCCGGGGTTGGCGGCGAGCACCCCGAACGGATCGTAGGTCCTGATCGTCAGCGTGACCCGGGTGCCCTCGCCGGTGAAGGTGGCCTCATGGCGGAGCCGGGACTCGGTGTAGGGCAGCTCGGCCATCCGCAGCGAGGTGATGTCCATCTTCTCGGCGGCGGCGGTGCCCCAGTAGGTCCGCCCACCCTCCTGCAGGGTGGAGCGCGGAGCGGCCTTCGGCTCGTTCAGGGACCGGGCGGCGACCACGAGCTCGTCCGCCCGGCCGTTGAGGATCAGGCCGCAGCAGACCCGGATGACCGGCTCGACCGAGGTGAAGGAACTCGGGTCGATCTCCTCCAGGTAGGGGCGGACCAGACAGGAGAACTCCTCGGCCCACACCGGGTCCCGTGAGGGCAGCGGGTTCAGGTAGACCCGCAGGTCCTGGCGGAGGAAGCGGCGCTGGCGCTCGGGGACCAGATGGGCGAGACCGTTGTCGCGCAGGATGCCGTCACTCAGCCGGGCCGCCCGGATCCGCTGCCGGACGTTGTCCATCTCCCTGATGCTCAGCGAGATGGACAGCCGCGTCTCGCTCTCCTCCGGGGACCGGTGCCACAGGTAGACGGTCCACGGGACCACGGCGAACCGCCGTGCGGCGCAGTACAGCTCGGTGGTGAAGACGTGGTCCTCGTAGTGCAGGTCCTCCCGGAAGGGCAGCCGCCGCAGCAGCTCGGCCGGGTAGAGCTTGTTGGTGCTGAAGGAGTCGAGGAACAGCTCGGGCTCCCGCGCGATCCCCTCGACGGTCCTGCGCCGGGCGAACAGCTCGGGGTAGTAGCGCTGCGTCTTGCCGTTCCACTCGTACAGCCGGGAGATCTGCCCGGTGACGAAGTCGGCGCCGGTCCGCTCGATCTCCAGGATCATGCTCTTGCAGGCATGCCTGGTCAGCCGGTCGTCGCTGTCCAGAAACATGACGTACGGCGCGCGAGCCGCCGCCACCCCCCTGTTGCGCGGTCCCCCGCAGCCACCGCTGTTGACGTCGGTGCGCAGGTAACGGACCCGGGGGTCCTCCCGCTGGAGCGCCCGCACGACCCGCTCGGTGCCGTCGGTGCTCCCGTCATCCGAAATGATCACCTCGACGTTCCGCAGTGACTGCTCCAGTACGGACCGCACGGCCCTGGGCAGCCGTGCGGCGTCGTTGTAGGTGATGACCACCACACTGCAGTCCGGCGAGTTGATCACATTTTGAGATGTTCCCGTAACTAAGGGTGGTCTTGTCTGGCTTGTTGAGTGATGACAGTTTTTTTGGCTTTATACGGAAGAAGAGGATTCCGGCTTCCGCCGGACGGGCCGGACAGGTGCGTCCGCTAGCGGCGGCGCAGGGTCCGCCGGACCAGCCAGCCGGCCAGGACGAGCCCGGCCAGGCCGGCGGCCACCAGGGCGGCGCGCTTCAGCAGGGGGATGCCCGCGATCTTCATGAGGTCGAGCGCCTCCTCCTCGGGGCTGAGGGAGGTGCGGGAGGTGCCGGCCGGGTGGGTGTCGAGGCCACGGATCTTCTCCGCCATCGCCACCTCCGGCGAGGAGGGGACGGCGGTGAGATGGCGGACCGGCTCGTTCTTCTCGAAGAACTCGTCGTACTCGCTGAAGTCCTCGCCCTCCGAGTCCGTGGCGTCCTGCGACCTCATCGGCACCTCCGCGCCCTCGGTGATCTGCTCAGCCGTGCCCTGCACGGGGACCAGCGAGGGAAGGCCCGAGACGCCCGGGCTCTCCTTGAGCAGCTCGGCGAGGTTGGCCGCGAACCTGTCGATCAGCTTGCCGCCGATCTCGGCCATCACACCCCGGCCGAACTGGGCCGGGCGGCCGGTCACGCTGAAGGTGGTCTCGACCGTGACCCTGGTGTCCGCACCGGCCGGGTGCAGCCGCGCGGTGACCTTGGCTCCGGCGGTGCCCGCCCCCCGCGACTCCTTGCCGGAGGCGTTGATGGTCAGGACATGCCCGTCCTTGTCCACGTCTTCGAACGTGGCGTCACCCAGGTAGGTCACCGTGATCGGCCCGACCTTCACCTTCATCCGGCCGGTGAAGGAGTCGCCGTTCACCTCGTCGACGGCGGCCCCCGGAAGGCAGGGCGCGACCCGTTCGACGTCGAGCAGCACCGACCACGCCTGCTCGACCGGCACCGGAACCGTGAACTCGTGCTCGAATCGCATCGCCATCGATCCGCTCCCTGTCCATCGTCCGTTTCCGCGACACTACCGGCCGCACATGGCGGCACTACCAGTCTGCCTGCCCAGCAGGCCGGGAGACGAACTCCCGGCCTGCGAAACGCCGCTCAGCCGTCCGTCGCTCAGCCGTCCACCGCTCTGGCGGCCACGTCGCTCAGCCGCCCGCAGCCCTGACCGCCCGGCCGGTCAGCACCCGCGCCAGGTGGCGGCGGTATTCGGGGCCGGCGTGCAGGTCGGCAGGGGGGGAGGTACCGGAGTCGGCCTCACCGCAGGCGTCCCTGACCGCGTCCCGCGCGCCGTTCTCACCCGCCGGCGCGGAGCTCGCCCCGCGCAGCGCGTCCTCCACCAGCCGCGCCCGCACCGGGGTCGGCCCCATGTTGGTCAGCGCGATCCGCGCCTCCCCGATGGTGCCGTTGTCACGCCGTACGGCAGCCGCCACCCCGACGATCGCCCAGGACTGCGCCGTCCGGTGGAACTTCTCGTAGTGGAAGCCCCAGCCGGGGCCGAGCTTGGGCACCCGGACGCCCAGCAGCACCTCGCCGGGTTCGAGCGCCGACTCCAGATAGTCGACGAAGAACTCACCCGCCGGGATGTCCCGCTCGCCCTCGCTGGAGCGGACGACGAACACGCAGTCCAGTGCCAGTGCGACGGCGGGCAGGTCCCCGGCGGGGTCGGCGTGGACCATCGACCCGCCGAACGTGCCGCGGTGCCGTACGGCGGGGTCGGCCACCGTGGCGGTGGCCAGTGCCAGGAGCGGGACCTGCTCCCTGACCACGCCGGAGCGGAGCACCTCGTCGTGCGTGGTGAGCGCGCCGACGAACACGTGGTCGCCCCGATCCTCCACGCCCCGCAGCCCGGGCAGCCGGCCGAGGTCCACCAGCGCGGTGGGATAGGCGAGCCGCAGGCGCAGCAGCGGCAGCAGGGACTGGCCGCCGGCCAGCACCTTGACCTCCTCGCCGGAGGAATCGGCCTCGGCGAGGAGGTGGCAGGCCTCCTCCAGAGAGGTGGGCCGGACGTAGTCGAACGGTGCGGGGATCATCGGGCCCCTCCCTCGGACGCGGGCGCGGACATCGGTGCGGGCGTCTGCCCCGACACGGGTGCGGGAGCCGGACCGGATGCGGGCACGGTCGCCCGTCCGGGTACCGGCGCGGCCGGTCCCGCCTCGGAGATCACGCGCCAGATCCGCTCGGGTGTGCACGGCATCCGCACGTCGCGCACGCCGTAGGGGCGCAGCGCGTCCACGATCGCGTTGACGACGGCCGGGGTGGAGGCGATCGTGCCCGCCTCGCCCACGCCCTTGACGCCCAGCGGGTTACTGGTCGCCGGGGTCTCGGTGCGGCCGGTGGTGAAGCCGGGCAGGTCGGCCGCCGACGGGATCAGGTAGTCGGCCATCGTCGTGGTGAGCAGGTTGCCCTCGGCGTCGTGGACCGCCTCCTCGAACAGCGCCTGGGCGATGCCCTGCGCGATGCCGCCGTGCACCTGGCCCTCGACGATCAGCGGGTTGACCACGGAGCCCACGTCGTCCACGGCCACGTAGGAGCGGATCGTGGGCTTGCCGGTCTCGGTGTCCACCTCGATCGCGCACAGGTGGGTGCCGTGCGGGAAGGAGAAGTTGTCCGGATCGAAGGTCGCGTCGGCGTCCAGCCCGGGTTCGACGCCGTCGGGGAGGTCGTGCGCGGCGAAGGTGGCCAGCGCGAGCTCCTGGATGGTCCTTCCCTCGGCCGTCCCCCGCACCGTGAACGACCCGCCGGCGAACTCGATGTCGTCGGGGGAGGCCTCAAGCATGTGCGCGGCGAGCCGGCGGGCCTTGTCCTTCACCTTCTCGCAGGCCGCCAGGACGGCGACGCCGCCCACGACCAGCGAGCGTGAGCCGTAGGTGTCCATGCCCTTGTGGGAGACCGCGGTGTCGCCGTGCAGCACGGCGATGTCGCCGAACGGGACGCCCAGCGCGTCGGCCACGATCTGGCTCCAGGCCGTCTCGTGTCCCTGCCCGTGCGGGCTCGTCCCGGTGACCACCTCGACCTTGCCGGTGGGCAGCATCCGGACCGTGGCGTGCTCCCAGCCGCCCGCGCCGTAACTGAGCGAGCCCAGCACGCGCGACGGCGCCAGCCCGCACATCTCGGTGTACGTCGAGACCCCGATGCCGAGCTGCACCGGGTCCCGCCGCTCCCGCCGGTCGGCCTGCTCGGCCCGGAGCTTGTCGTAGCCGAACAGCGCGAGGGCCTTCTCCGTCGCGGCCTCGTAGTTGCCCGAGTCGTAGGTGAGCCCGCAGACCGTCTCGTAGGGGAACTCCTCGTGGGTGATCCAGTTGCGGCGCCGTACCTCGACGGGGTCCAGGCCGAGCTCGTCCGCCAGCTCGTCCACGGCCCGCTCGATGGCGAACGTCGCCTCGGGGCGTCCGGCGCCCCGGTAGGCGTCGGTGGGCATCTTGGTGGTGAAGACGCCGGTGCAGGTGAAGTCGTAGGCGTCCACCTTGTATATGCCGCTGTACATGAACGCGCCGAGTATCGGTATGCCGGGCGTGACCAGCATCAGGTAGGCGCCCATGTCGGCGAGCAGGTCCACCCGGACACCCCTGATGCGCCCGTCCCGGTCGGCGGCCAGGGAGATCCGCTGGAGCTGGTCGCGGCCGTGGTGCACGGTCAGGTTGCCCTCGGACCGTGACTCGGTCCACTTCACCGGCCTGCCCAGCCGTCTGGTGATGAGCAGGCCGAGCACCTCTTCGGCGGTGACCTGGAGCTTGGAGCCGAAACCGCCGCCCACGTCGGGGGCGACCACACGCAGCTTGTGCTCGGGGATGCCGGTCGTCAGCGCGAGCATGACGCGCAGCACGTGCGGGATCTGCGTGGAGGAGTAGAGGGTGAAGTCGTCGCCGTCGGTGGTGGCCACGACCGCGCGGGGCTCCATGGCGGTCGGGATGAGCCGCTGCTGCACGTAGGTGCGGTCGATCACCACGGGGGCGTCGCGGAACGCCGCGTCGATGTCGCCTCCGGCGAACTTCCAGGTGAAGGCCCGGTTGCCCGCCTCGTGGACCTTGGGGCTGCCCTCGGCGAGCGCCTCGGTCATGTCGATCACCGCGTCCAGCGGCTCGTAGTCGACCTCGATCGCCTCCAGGGCGTCGGCGGCCTTGTAGCGGTCGGTGGCGACCACGCAGGCCACCGCCTCGCCGGCGTAGCGGACCTCGCTCACCGCCATGGGCGGGTGGTCGGGGATGACGATGTCCTCGGTGACCGGCCACGCGCATGGCAGGCTGCCCTGCTCGCCGGCGAAGTCCGCTCCGGTGTAGACCGCGACCACGCCGGGCTGGGCGCGAGCGGCCGAGGCGTCCACCCGGGTGATCCGGGCGTGCGCCATCGGGCTGCGCAGGAACGCCACATGCAGCATGCCGGGGAGCTGGATGTTGTCGGTCCACGTGGTCCGGCCGGTGACCAGCCGGGCGTCCTCCTTGCGCCTGCGGGCCCTGCCGACCTCGCGGGCGTCCGTGGGCTCGCCGAGCCGGCCGCTCTCGGCGATCTGCTCGTCGATCAGGCCGGCGTCGAGTTGCTCGCTCATGGCGCGGGCACCTCCTGCGGCTCCCGGGCCTTCGACATCTCCGCCGCGCCACGCCGTACCGCCCGGACGATGGTGCAGTAGCCGGTGCACCGGCAGAGGTTGCCTTCGAGCCCCCGGCGGACGGCCTCCTCCGACGGGTCCGGGTCGTCGCGGAGGAGGTCGATCGCGGCCATGATCATGCCTGGGGTGCAGTATCCGCACTGCAGGGCGTGTTCGGTGTGGAAGGCCTTCTGCATGGGGTGCCATTCGTTCCCCTGCGCCAGGCCCTCGACCGTGACGACGTCGCTCCCGTCGGCCTGTACGGCGAGCACGGAGCAGCTCTTGGCGCTCCTGCCGTCGAGCATCACGGTGCAGGCGCCGCAGTTGCTGGTGTCACACCCGATGGGTGTCCCGGTCCTGCCGAGCCGGTCTCTCAGCAGATGGACGAGGAGGAGACGCGGCTCGACCTCCTCCTCATAGGTGACGCCGTCGACGGTGACGGTGATTCGGGGCATACGTCCTCCAAGAACACCCTTGGGGCATAGGAGAAGTGAGAACCGACAAAAGCGAACGTACGCCCCTGTTCTTCCCGGTCAACCCCCTGACATCACGCCAACGGAAGTTCCTTCGGTCTGCGGTCGCCGAGGATGCGACGGTCCGCCTCGTCGATCCGGACGTCGTTGATGCTCGCCTCACGGCGCCGCATCAGCCCGTCGTCGGCGAACTCCCACAGCTCGTTACCGTAACTGCGCCACCACTGACCGTCCGCGTCGTGCCACTCGTACTGGAACCGTACGGCGATGCGGTTGCCGCCGAACGTCCACAGATCCTTGCGGAGCGCGTAGTCCCGTTCCCCGGCCCACTTGCGGGTGAGGAACTCCCTGATCTCCTCGCGCCCGGTCAGGAACTCGTCCCGGTTGCGCCAGACCGAGTCGGGCGTGTAGGCGAGCGAGACCCGTTCGGGATCCCGCGTGTTCCAGGCGTCCTCGGCGGCCCGCACCTTCGCCCTGGCCGTCTCCTCGGTGAAATTCACACTTCCTCCAGAAATATCGCCTGCACGGGGCAGGCCCGCGCGGCCTCCTCGACTGCGTCGATCAGTCCGTCGCCCGGTTCGGCGACGTAGACCAGTCGGTCGTCGTCATCCAGCTCGAACACCTCGGGCGCGGCGAACACGCACTGCGCGTGCGTCCGGCACAGCGCCCGGTCCACGACCACCCTCATCGTGGATTTCCTTCCCGATCAGGTCCCGTCGCAAGCCCGGCCGTCACCGCTCCCTCGGGGGCGTGGACCGGCGGGTTGAACCGGGAGTACTTCTCGAACGTCCAGCGGAGCGGGCTCGCCCCCCGGACGTGGACGGCCCGGTCCATCTCGAACCCGACCAGCCGCTGCGCTCCCGGGACATCTCCCGGATCCCAGTCGACGCGGGCCCGCCCGGTCAGCTGGAGCGTGTCGCCGCTCTCCCAGTCGAGGAAGAGCAGGCCGCAGCCGCTGTCCAGTTCCAGGTTCCCCAGCGTCATGTACATCGAGTTGCCGACGTAGTCGGGCCAGACCAGCCGCCGCTCGCCGGTCACCCGGACGGTCCCCGGGTTGCCGCCCCGGTGGGACAGGTCGGCGCCGAGCCCCGGAGCCCGGGTGGCGACGAAGAACGTGTCGGCGCCCTCGATCCAGGCCCGGTGCTCCGTGGTGAACGACTCCGCCACCGAGACGAGCGAGGGAGCTTCGGAGATCTCGCCCGAGATGTCGCGTGTCTGGATGTATTTGGGGCAGTTCGCATACGTCTGCTCGGTGTGGACGATCAACCGCCCGCCCTCCCGCCGGACCGTGCCGTTGATCCGCATCCTGCGCCTGCTCCGGGGTTCGATCGCGAGCATCCCGATCTCGCCGCCGGACAGCCCGGCCAGCGGATCGTGCTCGCCCGGCACCGCGTCGATCACGACCGTCCGCTCGTCGACGGCCTCGGCGAACCCCGCCGCCCCCGTCAGTGCGCTCGCCCACGGCCGTCCGCCCGGATCGGCGGCCCCGACCAGCAGCATCCGCTGCCGCCGGAGGAAGTCGGCGGCAACGGACGGAATCTCCGGTGTGGCCGAGGCCGAGCCCCACGCCCCGGCGCGCACCCCGGCCCGCCGCTGCACCGCCAGCTCTCCCGCGTGTTTCACGGTCTTAGAAGAATCCGCAGGTGGGGGCGCCGGTAGTCGGGGCGGGCCGCTCGCCGGCCCCGCTGGGCGCGAAGATCTCCAGCCGGATCCCGTCCGGGTCCTCGAAGAACACGCCGCCCGAGGACGCCCCCTCGCCGTGCGGCACCACGCCGTCGTGGTGGAGCGTGGCCCCGATCTCACGGATCACGGCCTCGGCCCGGTGGACCGCCTCGATGTCCGGCACCTGGAAGGACAGGTGGTGCAGCCCCGGCAGTCCGGTGGCGGCGCGGCCCTCGCTCTGCTGCCACAGGGTCAGCACGAGCTCGCCGTCGAGGCCGAGGAAGGCGTAGCGGCGGTCCGGCCGGTCCGACTCGCCGAACACCTCGAAGCCGAAGATCTTCAGGTAGAAGTCCCTGGACCTGTCGAGGTCGGAGACGTTGAGGCCGATGTGGCCGGTCTGGAAGGTCATGTCTTCTCCCGCTGTCGTCCCTAACGGGTGGAACCGTTAGGTGCCTGGGAGTAATATAACGGAATCTAAGCTCTTTTGTCGTTAGAAAAATGTGACCCGGATCACTTACAATCCTGTCGCGCGCGTGCATGAAGAAGCCGTACGGCCGGCGGGCACGGCGTACGGCAGGCGGGGCGGTGGGTGGGCCGGAGGGTCAGGTGGCCGACGTCGTCGGGCGCCGCCGTTCCGCCGCGCGGACGGGCGCGGGGGTCACCGGCCCTTGTGCTGGTGGTAGTGGCGGGCGGCGCGGGCCCGGTTGCCGCAGGCGACCGAGCACCACTCCTGGCGGGGGTGCTCCTTGGTGAAGTAGAGCACGCAGCGGGGGGCGGGGCAGGCGCGCAGCTGCTCGCGGTGCGGGCCGGTCAGCAGCTCTATCGCCGACGCCGCCAGGGCGGCGCGGATGCGGGAGGACTCCTCCGCCTCGCCCGCCGGGACGCTCGTGGCCGACGGGTCGCCCTCGGCCGGCCAGTCCAGCCGCGGGGCGAGCGGTGCGGCGAGCGCCGCGGCGTTGACCAGGTCGACCGACGCGGTGAATCCCGGCAGCCGGTCGGCGTCCGCGCTGCTCACCGGGCCGGGCACGACGGCCTTCGCGAGCAGGGCACGCACGGCCTGCCGTAGCTCGACCACCTCGCGCCGCAAGGCTTCTGTCGCGGTGAAGTCCGTGGAAAGACCCAGCTCCGCGACGTGTGCCCGGCCCCAATCGGTCATGCCCGCGACGTCGGAGAGCGTATCCAGCGGCCCGCTCCGGGTCGCGCGGACCGTGCTCACGAACTCCAGAACCAGCATCCCCCAAGTCTAACGCTTAGGAGGCCATGAAGCCGTGAGGCCGACTCAGCGCCGGATCGCGCGGGTGAGGATGGCGATCAGGCCGGCGAAGCCCAGGCCGCCCAGCAGGATCGGGATCATGATCAGTGGTTCGACGGTCGGATCGACGATGAACATGATCCCCGTCCCGACGAACAGCATGCCGCTGAGCAGGGCCATCCAGTCCGTGCGATGCCATCTGCCGGGACCGGTCCGCTCGACCTCAGGCCGCACGGCGCACCTCCACGTCTCCGATGCCCGCCTTGATGTTCAGGACGATGGTCGCCACGTCGCCCTCCGGGGTCACCTCGGGCTCCAGGACCTTGTTGTGCCGGACGTCGGCCCCGCCCTTCACCGAATGGTCGATCTTCACATCGCCCAGTTTGGTGTATCCGTTGACCTCGACGCGTGCCGTCGGCGGCAGGAGCACACTGATCTGGCCGACCGAGACGGACGCCGAGAGGACCGTCCGCGAGCCCGGTGGGAACGTCAGGTCGCTGAGGTCGAGGGTGCCCTCGCCGACGCCCACCGCGTAGCCGTCGGTGACCTCGGAGATCGTGGTCGGGTCCCAGTGGTAGCTGCCGAACCTCTTCGGCATGCCGGTCAGCGCGGACCCCGCGACCAGGGCGGTCGCGATGATCATGCCTACCGCGACCAGGGCCGCGCCCCGGCCGAACCAGGCGGCGACCATGAGGCCGCCGCCGATGGTGACCAGCGCCGCGCCTCCGACGACCGTCATGTTGACCGATCCCGAGGTGGCTTGGATCGCCATGATGATCCCTCCAACGATCATGGCCAGGCACAGGGTGACGGCTCCGATGAACGATCGGGGCCGCTTCGGCCGGGGTGCGCTCCGGACCTGCCCGCCGTACTCGGAGAGGTCATAGGGGGAGTACGGCTGCTGCCGCCTGCGCGGGTCCAGCGGCTGGTAGGGGCCGTAGGGCGAGAACGGCTCACCCGAGGAGTCGTAGGACGGCCTGGTGGCGGTGCGGGGGGCCGACGGCATGCTCGTGGTCGGCGACGTGCTCCGGAACGGGGTGTTCCCGGCCGTCGGCGAGGGGCCCGGGTACGGGGGCGCGTCTCCGGAGGACGGCGTGCTCGCCGCGGAGGGCGTGCCCGCGGAGGGCGGTCCGTCACCGGCGGACGGCGTCCTCTCCGGGGACGGGACCTCTCCGGCCGCCGGCGTCTCCCCGCTTGACGGGACGGGACCCGGAGCCGGGCCCGCGGGCGGGCTCTGCGCCGCGGGTGGGGCGGTGGGCATCGCGCCGGTCCGTGACCGCATGGACGGGTAGGGCTCCGCGGCGGCCGGCCCGGTGGTGCCGAAGGCCGTGGGCGGCTGCCCGTGAGCGGGGGGAACGCGACGGCCGCGTAGCCGGTCGGGCAGGGAACGGGTCACGGCCAGCAGGTCGACGCCGCGCGCGTGGGCGGTGAGCAGGGCGATGGCGAACAGCGTGCCGACCACGACCGTTCCGGTGTCGATGCCCCCCGAGGACACGTTGATGACCAGGCCGAGGGCGAAAACGCCGGTCAGCAATGCCAGCACGGTCTCGT
Above is a genomic segment from Streptosporangium album containing:
- a CDS encoding (2Fe-2S)-binding protein, giving the protein MPRITVTVDGVTYEEEVEPRLLLVHLLRDRLGRTGTPIGCDTSNCGACTVMLDGRSAKSCSVLAVQADGSDVVTVEGLAQGNEWHPMQKAFHTEHALQCGYCTPGMIMAAIDLLRDDPDPSEEAVRRGLEGNLCRCTGYCTIVRAVRRGAAEMSKAREPQEVPAP
- a CDS encoding nuclear transport factor 2 family protein, with amino-acid sequence MNFTEETARAKVRAAEDAWNTRDPERVSLAYTPDSVWRNRDEFLTGREEIREFLTRKWAGERDYALRKDLWTFGGNRIAVRFQYEWHDADGQWWRSYGNELWEFADDGLMRRREASINDVRIDEADRRILGDRRPKELPLA
- a CDS encoding ferredoxin; its protein translation is MRVVVDRALCRTHAQCVFAAPEVFELDDDDRLVYVAEPGDGLIDAVEEAARACPVQAIFLEEV
- a CDS encoding pyridoxamine 5'-phosphate oxidase family protein codes for the protein MKHAGELAVQRRAGVRAGAWGSASATPEIPSVAADFLRRQRMLLVGAADPGGRPWASALTGAAGFAEAVDERTVVIDAVPGEHDPLAGLSGGEIGMLAIEPRSRRRMRINGTVRREGGRLIVHTEQTYANCPKYIQTRDISGEISEAPSLVSVAESFTTEHRAWIEGADTFFVATRAPGLGADLSHRGGNPGTVRVTGERRLVWPDYVGNSMYMTLGNLELDSGCGLLFLDWESGDTLQLTGRARVDWDPGDVPGAQRLVGFEMDRAVHVRGASPLRWTFEKYSRFNPPVHAPEGAVTAGLATGPDREGNPR
- a CDS encoding VOC family protein; amino-acid sequence: MTFQTGHIGLNVSDLDRSRDFYLKIFGFEVFGESDRPDRRYAFLGLDGELVLTLWQQSEGRAATGLPGLHHLSFQVPDIEAVHRAEAVIREIGATLHHDGVVPHGEGASSGGVFFEDPDGIRLEIFAPSGAGERPAPTTGAPTCGFF
- a CDS encoding CGNR zinc finger domain-containing protein; translated protein: MLVLEFVSTVRATRSGPLDTLSDVAGMTDWGRAHVAELGLSTDFTATEALRREVVELRQAVRALLAKAVVPGPVSSADADRLPGFTASVDLVNAAALAAPLAPRLDWPAEGDPSATSVPAGEAEESSRIRAALAASAIELLTGPHREQLRACPAPRCVLYFTKEHPRQEWCSVACGNRARAARHYHQHKGR
- a CDS encoding PspC domain-containing protein — translated: MTDTGNPHGPASTPSDSPPASALTGERLLHRSNEGRMLTGVCAGLGRYAGIDPVLFRVGFAVLVLGSGIGIMLYVAAFLLMRETDGGPGYMEQWTRRTFDNETVLALLTGVFALGLVINVSSGGIDTGTVVVGTLFAIALLTAHARGVDLLAVTRSLPDRLRGRRVPPAHGQPPTAFGTTGPAAAEPYPSMRSRTGAMPTAPPAAQSPPAGPAPGPVPSSGETPAAGEVPSPERTPSAGDGPPSAGTPSAASTPSSGDAPPYPGPSPTAGNTPFRSTSPTTSMPSAPRTATRPSYDSSGEPFSPYGPYQPLDPRRRQQPYSPYDLSEYGGQVRSAPRPKRPRSFIGAVTLCLAMIVGGIIMAIQATSGSVNMTVVGGAALVTIGGGLMVAAWFGRGAALVAVGMIIATALVAGSALTGMPKRFGSYHWDPTTISEVTDGYAVGVGEGTLDLSDLTFPPGSRTVLSASVSVGQISVLLPPTARVEVNGYTKLGDVKIDHSVKGGADVRHNKVLEPEVTPEGDVATIVLNIKAGIGDVEVRRAA